One Eurosta solidaginis isolate ZX-2024a chromosome 5, ASM4086904v1, whole genome shotgun sequence DNA segment encodes these proteins:
- the LOC137254303 gene encoding nuclear valosin-containing protein-like, producing the protein MEKTSKELCELLIHIEAADIYFALGLMPPRGLLLQGPPGSGKTLLGHAIAGQLNLPLIDVAATELIAGVSDESEERIRDVFEQAPIYAPSLLFNDEIDAISSNRSLVQKDMERIVVSQLYSNNVFQIFKYSF; encoded by the exons ATGGAGAAAACTTCAAAAGAACTTTGCGAATTATTAATACATATAGAAGCAGCGGATATATATTTTGCTTTGGGTTTAATGCCACCTCGTGGTTTATTATTGCAGGGACCGCCTGGATCTGGAAAAACGTTACTTGGGCATGCAATTGCTGGG CAATTAAATTTGCCATTAATAGATGTTGCTGCTACAGAATTAATAGCTGGCGTGTCGGATGAATCTGAAGAACGTATACGCGATGTATTCGAGCAAGCGCCAATTTATGCACCTAGCCTTTTATTTAATGATGAAATTGATGCTATATCATCGAATCGTTCGCTTGTACAAAAAGATATGGAACGTATAGTTGTGTCACAATTGTATTCCAATAATGtattccaaatttttaaatattcattttaa